A genome region from Candidatus Omnitrophota bacterium includes the following:
- a CDS encoding metallophosphoesterase family protein: MERGMKIGIFSDIHGNLPAFEAVLGFLDGKVEKYVCCGDIVGYGPYPNECVEKISALPDVICVAGNHDWAVLGLEDLSKFNDEARTAVKWTKEQLSPVSSSFLMGLDYKLAGPNFIAVHGSLIDPLDQYVKTAEDYIPSMKKQDRSILFVGHSHQPLYFRGTGGSVDFGAFIPLKPVEIEEHSKYLINVGSVGQPRDGNPKAACVIYDEDARDVVLHRVEYDVQSVQKAVLEAGLPNALAERLGKGA, encoded by the coding sequence ATGGAGCGAGGAATGAAAATAGGGATCTTTTCCGACATACACGGCAATCTGCCGGCTTTTGAAGCGGTGCTGGGTTTTCTCGACGGAAAGGTGGAAAAATATGTCTGCTGCGGCGATATAGTCGGCTACGGGCCGTACCCCAACGAGTGCGTGGAAAAAATCTCCGCGCTTCCGGATGTTATCTGCGTGGCGGGAAATCACGACTGGGCGGTGCTGGGCCTGGAGGATCTGAGCAAATTCAACGACGAGGCCAGAACGGCGGTGAAGTGGACGAAGGAACAACTCAGCCCCGTGTCATCCTCGTTTCTGATGGGCCTCGATTATAAGCTCGCCGGGCCGAATTTTATAGCCGTTCACGGCTCGCTGATAGATCCGCTGGACCAGTATGTCAAAACAGCCGAAGATTATATCCCCTCAATGAAAAAACAGGACAGGAGCATCCTTTTCGTGGGACACTCCCATCAACCCCTCTATTTCAGGGGCACCGGAGGGAGCGTGGATTTCGGGGCGTTTATCCCGCTGAAGCCGGTTGAGATAGAAGAGCATTCCAAATATCTGATAAACGTGGGCTCTGTGGGACAGCCGCGCGACGGCAATCCGAAAGCCGCCTGCGTGATATACGACGAGGACGCGCGCGATGTTGTTCTTCACAGGGTAGAATATGATGTGCAGTCGGTACAGAAAGCCGTGCTGGAGGCGGGTTTGCCGAATGCTTTGGCCGAAAGGCTGGGGAAGGGCGCATAA